A stretch of the Pseudorasbora parva isolate DD20220531a chromosome 13, ASM2467924v1, whole genome shotgun sequence genome encodes the following:
- the LOC137038599 gene encoding H-2 class II histocompatibility antigen, E-S beta chain-like isoform X2 → MSLQKLLSCHLIFTLASFLLTESANVYYRYRMSRCIYSPSNISDMVYFDNYYFNKYLFVQFDSTLGRFVGFNEYGMKLAEFWNNGTFLHEERAIVDWFCKNNAQVFDFHICDKSVKPKVKLSSVKQAGGRNPAVLMCSAYEFYPPHIKVSWLRDGKLMTSEVTSTMEMADGDWYYQIHSELEYTPKSGEKISCMVEHASFNKPMIYDWDPSLPVSERNKIAVGASGLVLEIIIAAVGFIYYKKKSTGRILVPH, encoded by the exons ATGTCACTGCAAAAGCTCTTGAGTTGTCATCTTATATTTACACTGGCTTCATTTCTTTTAACAGAAAGTG CTAATGTATATTACCGATACCGTATGTCAAGATGCATCTACAGCCCCTCTAATATCAGTGACATGGTGTATTTTGACAACtattatttcaataaatatCTATTCGTACAGTTTGACAGCACTCTAGGGAGATTTGTGGGGTTTAATGagtatggaatgaaacttgcaGAGTTCTGGAACAATGGCACATTTCTGCATGAAGAAAGAGCTATTGTGGACTGGTTCTGCAAAAATAATGCTCAAGTATTTGACTTCCATATCTGTGATAAATCAG TGAAACCAAAGGTTAAGCTCAGTTCAGTGAAGCAGGCCGGTGGCAGAAATCCGGCTGTGTTGATGTGCAGCGCATATGAATTTTATCCTCCACACATCAAAGTGTCCTGGCTGAGAGATGGTAAACTGATGACCTCTGAAGTGACCTCAACAATGGAGATGGCTGATGGAGACTGGTACTACCAGATCCACTCTGAGCTGGAATACACCCCCAAATCTGGAGAGAAGATCTCCTGTATGGTGGAACATGCCAGCTTCAATAAACCCATGATTTATGACTGGG ATCCATCTCTCCCTGTGTCTGAGAGAAACAAAATCGCTGTTGGAGCCTCTGGTCTGGTGCTGGAAATCATCATAGCAGCTGTTGGATTTATTTACTACAAGAAGAAATCAACAG GGAGGATCCTAGTACCTCATTGA
- the LOC137038599 gene encoding H-2 class II histocompatibility antigen, E-S beta chain-like isoform X1, producing the protein MSLQKLLSCHLIFTLASFLLTESANVYYRYRMSRCIYSPSNISDMVYFDNYYFNKYLFVQFDSTLGRFVGFNEYGMKLAEFWNNGTFLHEERAIVDWFCKNNAQVFDFHICDKSVKPKVKLSSVKQAGGRNPAVLMCSAYEFYPPHIKVSWLRDGKLMTSEVTSTMEMADGDWYYQIHSELEYTPKSGEKISCMVEHASFNKPMIYDWDPSLPVSERNKIAVGASGLVLEIIIAAVGFIYYKKKSTDAVNADKKRHQSLSLLGRCKTVSITT; encoded by the exons ATGTCACTGCAAAAGCTCTTGAGTTGTCATCTTATATTTACACTGGCTTCATTTCTTTTAACAGAAAGTG CTAATGTATATTACCGATACCGTATGTCAAGATGCATCTACAGCCCCTCTAATATCAGTGACATGGTGTATTTTGACAACtattatttcaataaatatCTATTCGTACAGTTTGACAGCACTCTAGGGAGATTTGTGGGGTTTAATGagtatggaatgaaacttgcaGAGTTCTGGAACAATGGCACATTTCTGCATGAAGAAAGAGCTATTGTGGACTGGTTCTGCAAAAATAATGCTCAAGTATTTGACTTCCATATCTGTGATAAATCAG TGAAACCAAAGGTTAAGCTCAGTTCAGTGAAGCAGGCCGGTGGCAGAAATCCGGCTGTGTTGATGTGCAGCGCATATGAATTTTATCCTCCACACATCAAAGTGTCCTGGCTGAGAGATGGTAAACTGATGACCTCTGAAGTGACCTCAACAATGGAGATGGCTGATGGAGACTGGTACTACCAGATCCACTCTGAGCTGGAATACACCCCCAAATCTGGAGAGAAGATCTCCTGTATGGTGGAACATGCCAGCTTCAATAAACCCATGATTTATGACTGGG ATCCATCTCTCCCTGTGTCTGAGAGAAACAAAATCGCTGTTGGAGCCTCTGGTCTGGTGCTGGAAATCATCATAGCAGCTGTTGGATTTATTTACTACAAGAAGAAATCAACAG atgccgtgaatgctgataaaaagaggcatcagagtttatctttgctgggacggtgcaaaactgtctccattacaacctga